The Oncorhynchus mykiss isolate Arlee chromosome 5, USDA_OmykA_1.1, whole genome shotgun sequence DNA window TACTTGGTTCAGTTGGAATCATTTgcatatgtattttttattttaaatgatttCTGGGGGCTTCAGAACAAGCATTATGTCCCAAACCCCTTGGTCGCTGTCAACCAGATAGATGAATAATTCAGAAAGCATGATACAGTTTAATCAATATAGTATGTTGACAAAATACAACTACTTCATCACATTTTCCTGTGCTGCTCTTGGCCCTGTCTTTGTCATTGCCACAACCAGACTCATTTGGTACGATTACTAATATCTTCCTCTATTGCGGTGTTATTCAACTCTTAACCTACGAGGTCTGGAGCTTGCTGTTTTTTTGTTTAGCCCTGATAACTAATTGCACACATCtgttgtctcaggtctaaatcagttccTGATTAGAAGGGAACAATGAACAAATGAAGTGGAACTGGCTTCggggtccagagttgagtttgaaggcTCTATTGGGAGCGggtctgtgtattactgtcagtagTTTGACTAACAGCATCATGGGGGAATGAGCAGTGGTGCTTCACCATGACCACAACTCCTGATTTTGACTCCTCTCCAGATGTGCAGGCTATGATATTAGCCCTACCTCTCCTATCTCATACCTAAATGGTAATTATCTAGTAACCAAGGGGCTCATTCCTGGATGGTGCTAAGTTACATAACGTAGAAAAGACGATTGATTATCTGACATGATTAGCCTTCATCATGGAGATACTCCTTATTCTCAGACATACGACAATGTTTTTTCCCCAATGGTGGGTTCTGGCGAGTAACGTGGGCTTTGTTTGCTTGATGGATCACAAGAAACACCAAAAGTCTTTAGGCTCCAAAAGACTATGGGCCAAAACAGTTATTGGAACCGCCACTGACACTGTCCAGTAGTATCTTTTCTCAGGGCACATCTTTCTCGGTCCCTGTCATCTCAACATCCCTCTGTAGGTCTCTCATAGCAGGTTGACCTTCGCCACAACCTGTTTACAGCCTGTCCGGGCATACACCCGGCCCCATACCACGGGGTAGTACTCTATCTCCCCTGCCAGCCTCTCAATGTTGGTACGGTCCGGGTAGAACCCCTCCCTCATCATCTCATCCAGGAAGCACTCTGTCACGTGACCTTTCTCCAGCAGGGTCAGAGGTATGAGTTCAGCTTCTGCCCACAGTGGGTGGAGCATCTCCAGTGTGTTCCGCAACAACGGGGTCAGCTCCTTGACGAAGTTGCCATGGTACTCAGACACGGTCATCATGGAGTCGCTGGAGGAGTTGTGCAGCAGGTGCTTAGTGATGTGATTGTGTCCTTGGTTACTAAGGAACAGGTAGACTGCGTTAAGGTATTCATTGGAGAGTTTTGATTGCACCAGATCCCGCAGCGCATCAAGCAGCTCTGGGTGAAGGTGCTCTGCTTCGTCAAAGATGAATACTGGaattttctcctcctcctctgctctcagCACCGTCTCCGACACTAAGATCGTCAGCGCTCGGGCGCATCGCCAGGCGTCATCCTCCAGGGGGCAGTGGTGCAACACAAAGTACTGGAGAACCAGGGGCTCCCCCACTACTGAGCGGAAGTGCCCAGCTAGGAGTCTCCCTACGTGGCTCTTCCCCACGCCGCTGGTTCCATGTAAGGAGAGGACCAGGGGTTTATTGTGGACGTAGGTAGAGAGGTAGTCTCTGAGTTGGGCTAACAGAGCCTCCATCGCCCCCTGCTGGCCAAACACCTCCCTGCACAGAGTCTTCTCTAATCCCTCCAGGTCATACCTCAGGACATGGTCGTCAAGGTTTTCTATGGCATTATACAcctgtatggagggagggagggataaagtaCAGAATGAGACattaaaacacagacacagacaaagaggaagatgaagatcaacctcacacacatacacattacctGGAGGAAGAGGATGGTGCAGAGGAGGAAAAGGCAGTTCTTTGCTCGGCTGTGTTCCTTTATGACAGGGGCCCTGCACCCCCCTCCACTGGGGAACATGACCCGCCGcgacctcttcttcttcttcttcttttggaggagtgaggagaaggtcgtggtggtgctggagggggtCAACCCCTCAAAGGTGAAGATTTTGGGGCTGGTGCGAACAGGGGCCCCAGTGAAGAGACCAGCCCCTACCACTGGCCCTACTACACCCAGCCCGGCTAACTCCAGCCGTCGTTTCTTCATGGTCAGGTATTTCTGTCTAATGCGAACCACAGCACGTAGAGAGGATGAGAACTGGTACAAACTCTCAGCGCCTGTCCACGACCCCCTCTTTTCACTCTCTCCTTCGCTTTCTCCTTTCTCTTCgcccatctctccatctgtctgggaCCCAGACAGTCTGTCATAAACATCTTGGTCGcccatctgagagagagagagagagaggctttaatCATTCAATTACAGTCACAGTGAATTACGATCCGTTTTCTTTTTTTAAGAGGGTGGAAAAGATACCTAGCCAAGAAGGGATGCCAACTATTGAAGAATGTACTTATAGATGCAATTAACATACTATATGATACCACTAATGTATTGGTTATGGTGTTAGATTTACTATAGTCGTAAAGTTACATGGAAAAACCCAGAGGGTTACAGCTTAGCCACTGAAACTGAATTACTTCTTAAACTGTCTAAACTAACTTGCCTGTCACTGAACAAATAGACCTGTAAAAAATATCCAATATTACACATGCTCAGATATGTCAGTATCAGATAGTACCTGGTAAAATGACCTGGGTATGTAATTGTGTCAATATATTTGACAAATATCCTTGTTGAGGTATTGCAACTCAACAAGGATATTGTGTCATCCTTTCAGGCCGTATATTTATGTGCAAACAGTCGCATCTGACTGTAGTCAAACTTGGCATGCAGTGCTACCCTCAGCCATTTCCTCTATTCAGATATAGGCTCAGATCCTAAGAAGTAGCAGACTGTGAGAACTCATTTCACGTAATGTGACTAAACACATGAACAATCTACGAAGGTTTCAGGGCATTTTTTTTCTGCTGATTGACAGATAACGATTACGGGAATAGAAGTGAAGCCATTAACCACATTTCGCAGTTGCGGCAAGAGTTCTGAGGCAAGATTTCAGCCCACCCCAACACTTTCTGATAAGGAGATCAGAGACTTGAACGTTCTCCAATAGAACATACTTTTTTCAGCATCCCAAAACACACAAATTTCTACAATCATATTTTGGCCTGTGTGTCTCGAGAGAAAGTGCTTGGAGGCCTATAGTCCACTACTGGTTGTGCAGCACCTTGTGTGGCTGATTAAGTTCATTCTTTGCCACAATATAGCAATAACACGTATGTTATTTCAAATCATTATAGTGCATTTATTTAATCATTACAAATTGTTGTAGTTTTGTAGttttacagaaacacacaacTATTATGACAAGGGGTTAATTACAGGCACTTGGTCCTCACATATTTTTCAGATGTTCCAGCTGAAATAGGAAACCTCTACTCTCCACCAAACAAGCAGAGGTTTTTCCACACAGTGGATCGCACAATGATGTTCACTCAAAGTTAGACATCATTACTTACTTTAGTTTATTGTGTGTTATGATGGCCTCCTGAGTGACgcagtggtctgaggcactgcatcgcagtgctagaggcgttatTATAGTCCCGTTTCATACCCGGGCTGTGCCATAACCGGCCGTGGCCAGGAGTACCAAAGGAcggtacacaattggcccagcgtcgtataggagggtttggccagggggggtTTAATTGGCTCATCGCGCCCTAGCAGCTCCTTGTGGCTGGCCGGGTGCCTGTAGGCTGACCCCGGTCGCCAGTTGAAAGGCATTTCCTCCGACagattggtgcggctggcttccgggttaaactGGCGGGTGTTAAGGGGCACGGTTAGGTCGGTGGATCACATGActccaccttcgcctctcccgagcccgttagggagttgcagcgatgagacaatatCAAAAAGGGTGGTAaaattaaaatacaaaaataaagtgTGTTATGATGTGAACAAAACATATTTTGAGAGAGAATGAGGTCATGAATTAAACTAATTTGCTTACTCTACAGTGCATttataaagtattcagacttgtCAACTTGttccacatttcgttacattacagctttattctaaaattgattaaataaaacaaatcctcatcaatctacacacaataccctataatggcaaagcaaaaacaggtttagaatttttagcaaatgtattaaaaaataaaatacagaaataccttatttacatacagttgaagtctgaagtttacataccttagccaaatacatttaaactccgtttttcacaattcctgacatttaatcctagtaaagattccctatcttaggtcagtt harbors:
- the LOC110523826 gene encoding torsin-4A, whose amino-acid sequence is MGDQDVYDRLSGSQTDGEMGEEKGESEGESEKRGSWTGAESLYQFSSSLRAVVRIRQKYLTMKKRRLELAGLGVVGPVVGAGLFTGAPVRTSPKIFTFEGLTPSSTTTTFSSLLQKKKKKKRSRRVMFPSGGGCRAPVIKEHSRAKNCLFLLCTILFLQVYNAIENLDDHVLRYDLEGLEKTLCREVFGQQGAMEALLAQLRDYLSTYVHNKPLVLSLHGTSGVGKSHVGRLLAGHFRSVVGEPLVLQYFVLHHCPLEDDAWRCARALTILVSETVLRAEEEEKIPVFIFDEAEHLHPELLDALRDLVQSKLSNEYLNAVYLFLSNQGHNHITKHLLHNSSSDSMMTVSEYHGNFVKELTPLLRNTLEMLHPLWAEAELIPLTLLEKGHVTECFLDEMMREGFYPDRTNIERLAGEIEYYPVVWGRVYARTGCKQVVAKVNLL